Proteins encoded within one genomic window of Mycobacteriales bacterium:
- the recG gene encoding ATP-dependent DNA helicase RecG: MTDLATPLRSAVGGRTATPLEKHLGLRSVGDLVHHYPRRYARRGELTSLADLRVGEHVTVMAEVRKVSGRNMKERKGHVLEVEVTDGTGRLYLTFFNQKWRADRDLFVGRRGLFAGQVSVFKGKRQLTHPDYEMIGEAADADAYAGALIPIYPAATKYASWQIANAVRMVLPTLQPPPDPIPTDVRRRHDLLPLDDALHKIHQPASYDDVRQATSRLKWDEAFTLQVSLARRRAASRQQQAASWEVRDDGLLAAFDARLPFALTEGQQQVGDEILADLAQPHPMHRLLQGEVGAGKTVVALRAMLAVVDGGGQTALLAPTEVLAQQHARSIRDLLGPLAMAGELGGAEVATRVALLTGSQGAAARRAALDEVADGTAGIVVGTHALLQEGVEFRDLGLLVVDEQHRFGVEQRDALRAKSTTPPHVLVMTATPIPRTVAMTVYGDLETSALTQLPQGRSEIQTTVVPVAEKPAWLDRVWQRVREEAEAGRQVFVVCPRIGDAPSTDDADAPAGPEDDEGPQRPTAAVTDVLPMLVDGPLAGLRVDALHGRLAPDAKDDVMRRFAGGDLDVLVATTVIEVGVDVPNATVMVVLDAERFGVSQLHQLRGRVGRGSHPGLCLLVTGSVQASPARTRLEHVAATTDGFELARLDLQERREGDVLGAVQHGRRSSLKLLALLEDEDLIRAARDEASALVDADPDLADHPVLAAAVERLVDDERAEYLEKT, encoded by the coding sequence GTGACGGACCTCGCCACCCCGTTGCGCAGCGCCGTCGGCGGCCGGACGGCCACCCCGCTCGAGAAGCACCTCGGCCTGCGGTCGGTGGGGGACCTCGTGCACCACTACCCGCGGCGCTACGCCCGGCGCGGCGAGCTGACCTCGCTCGCGGACCTGCGCGTCGGTGAGCACGTGACGGTCATGGCCGAGGTCCGCAAGGTCAGCGGTCGCAACATGAAGGAGCGCAAGGGGCACGTGCTCGAGGTCGAGGTCACCGACGGCACCGGTCGCCTCTACCTGACCTTCTTCAACCAGAAGTGGCGCGCCGACCGCGACCTCTTCGTGGGCCGGCGCGGCCTGTTCGCCGGGCAGGTCTCGGTCTTCAAGGGCAAGCGGCAGCTGACCCACCCCGACTACGAGATGATCGGCGAGGCCGCTGACGCGGACGCCTACGCCGGTGCCCTGATTCCGATCTATCCCGCGGCCACCAAGTACGCCTCCTGGCAGATCGCCAACGCGGTGCGGATGGTGCTGCCGACGTTGCAACCGCCGCCCGACCCGATCCCGACCGACGTCCGCCGTCGCCACGACCTGCTTCCCCTCGACGACGCGTTGCACAAGATCCACCAGCCCGCGTCGTACGACGACGTCCGGCAGGCGACCAGCCGGCTCAAGTGGGACGAGGCGTTCACCCTGCAGGTGTCCCTCGCCCGGCGCCGCGCCGCCAGCCGGCAGCAGCAGGCCGCCTCCTGGGAGGTCCGCGACGACGGGTTGCTCGCGGCGTTCGACGCCCGGCTGCCGTTCGCGCTGACCGAGGGGCAGCAGCAGGTCGGCGACGAGATACTCGCCGACCTGGCGCAGCCGCACCCGATGCACCGGCTGCTCCAGGGCGAGGTCGGCGCGGGCAAGACCGTCGTCGCGCTGCGCGCGATGCTCGCGGTGGTCGACGGCGGTGGGCAGACCGCGCTGCTCGCGCCGACCGAGGTGCTCGCGCAGCAGCACGCCCGGTCCATCCGCGACCTCCTGGGGCCGCTCGCGATGGCGGGCGAGCTGGGCGGTGCCGAGGTCGCGACGCGGGTCGCGCTGCTCACCGGCTCGCAGGGCGCGGCGGCCCGACGCGCCGCGCTCGACGAGGTGGCCGACGGTACGGCGGGCATCGTCGTCGGCACCCACGCGCTCCTGCAGGAGGGCGTCGAGTTCCGCGACCTGGGACTGCTCGTCGTCGACGAGCAGCACCGGTTCGGCGTCGAGCAGCGTGACGCGCTGCGGGCCAAGAGCACGACCCCGCCGCACGTGCTGGTCATGACCGCGACGCCGATTCCGCGGACCGTCGCGATGACCGTCTACGGCGACCTGGAGACCAGCGCCCTGACCCAGCTTCCCCAGGGCCGCTCCGAGATCCAGACCACCGTCGTCCCGGTCGCCGAGAAGCCGGCCTGGCTCGACCGGGTCTGGCAGCGGGTGCGCGAGGAGGCCGAGGCCGGCCGGCAGGTGTTCGTCGTCTGCCCGCGGATCGGCGACGCCCCGTCCACCGACGACGCCGACGCGCCGGCCGGTCCGGAGGACGACGAGGGGCCGCAGCGCCCGACCGCAGCGGTGACCGACGTGCTGCCCATGCTCGTCGACGGGCCACTGGCAGGGCTGCGCGTCGACGCGCTGCACGGGCGGCTGGCGCCCGATGCAAAGGACGACGTCATGCGCCGGTTCGCCGGCGGCGACCTCGACGTGCTGGTCGCCACCACCGTCATCGAGGTCGGCGTCGACGTGCCCAACGCCACCGTCATGGTGGTGCTCGACGCCGAGCGCTTCGGCGTCTCCCAGCTGCACCAGCTGCGCGGGCGTGTCGGGCGCGGCAGCCATCCGGGCCTGTGCCTGCTCGTCACCGGCTCGGTGCAGGCCTCGCCCGCCCGCACCCGGCTGGAGCACGTGGCCGCGACGACCGACGGGTTCGAGCTCGCCCGGCTCGACCTGCAGGAGCGCCGGGAGGGCGACGTGCTCGGCGCCGTCCAGCACGGTCGCCGTTCCAGCCTCAAGCTGCTGGCGCTGCTCGAGGACGAGGATCTGATCCGGGCGGCCCGCGACGAGGCGTCCGCGCTCGTCGATGCCGACCCGGACCTGGCCGACCACCCGGTGCTCGCCGCGGCGGTCGAGCGGCTCGTCGACGACGAGCGCGCCGAGTACCTGGAGAAGACGTGA
- a CDS encoding DAK2 domain-containing protein: protein MRDVIDATLVRRWCTAGLDALRNAREEIDALNVYPVPDGDTGTNLVLTMQAVAESLPADELADLEATMTAVARGALMGARGNSGVILSQILRGLSEVFCDLPRVSGTELQRALRRAADLGYAAVAEPVEGTVLTVARAAADAAERCPTADLAAVATAAAAGAAEALARTPEQLEALARAGVVDAGGRGLVVLLESLALVVSGESVAVGPAPAVVRTALEGVREGGSSAYGYEVQYLLDADERAVDALRERLSGLGDSLLVAGGDELWNVHVHVNDVGAAIEAGVEAGRPHRIQVTRFADQIAARPAGDRREPCLIVTTVTGAGLRRLFEEEGAVVVGSPAARPSTQEIVEAIESCTGDRVVVLPNDPDIHAVAAAAADLTRGEGRLVAVVPTRSPVQGLAALAVHDPERPFGDDVIAMTAAAGATRYGALTLAAREAQTTVGVCRAGDVLGLAGDDVTLIGTDLFDVAVGLLDRMLIGGGELVTLVVGSGAPAGLGDRVVDYLSAVRPTVEVVVYDGGQPHYPLLLGVE from the coding sequence GTGCGCGACGTCATCGACGCCACGCTCGTACGCCGCTGGTGCACGGCCGGTCTCGACGCGCTGCGCAACGCGCGCGAGGAGATCGACGCGCTCAACGTCTACCCGGTGCCCGACGGCGACACCGGCACCAACCTCGTGCTCACGATGCAGGCCGTCGCGGAGTCGCTGCCGGCCGACGAGCTGGCCGACCTCGAGGCGACGATGACGGCCGTCGCGCGGGGCGCGCTGATGGGCGCGCGGGGGAACTCGGGCGTCATTCTCAGCCAGATCCTGCGCGGCCTGTCCGAGGTGTTCTGCGACCTGCCCCGGGTCAGCGGCACCGAGCTGCAACGCGCGTTGCGGCGCGCGGCCGACCTCGGCTACGCCGCGGTGGCGGAGCCCGTCGAGGGCACCGTCCTCACCGTTGCCCGGGCCGCCGCCGACGCGGCCGAGCGCTGCCCGACCGCCGACCTGGCGGCGGTGGCCACGGCGGCGGCCGCCGGCGCGGCCGAGGCGCTGGCCCGCACCCCGGAGCAGCTGGAGGCGCTCGCCCGGGCCGGGGTCGTCGACGCCGGCGGCCGCGGGCTCGTCGTGCTGCTCGAGTCGCTTGCGCTGGTCGTCTCCGGAGAGTCCGTGGCGGTCGGCCCGGCGCCGGCCGTCGTACGCACCGCGCTCGAGGGAGTGCGGGAGGGCGGCAGCTCGGCGTACGGCTACGAGGTGCAGTACCTGCTCGACGCCGACGAGCGGGCCGTCGACGCCTTGCGGGAGCGGCTGTCCGGGCTCGGCGACTCGTTGCTCGTCGCCGGCGGCGACGAGCTGTGGAACGTCCACGTGCACGTCAACGACGTCGGCGCCGCGATCGAGGCGGGTGTCGAGGCCGGGCGCCCGCACCGCATCCAGGTAACCCGGTTCGCCGACCAGATCGCTGCTCGACCGGCCGGTGACCGCCGCGAGCCGTGCTTGATCGTCACGACGGTCACCGGTGCCGGGCTGCGCCGCCTGTTCGAGGAGGAAGGCGCCGTCGTGGTCGGCTCGCCCGCGGCCCGGCCGTCCACGCAGGAGATCGTGGAAGCGATCGAGTCCTGCACCGGCGACCGGGTCGTCGTGCTGCCCAACGACCCGGACATTCACGCCGTCGCCGCGGCCGCCGCCGACCTGACCCGTGGGGAGGGCCGCCTGGTCGCGGTGGTGCCGACGCGTTCACCGGTGCAGGGCCTCGCCGCCCTGGCCGTGCACGACCCGGAGCGGCCCTTCGGCGACGACGTCATCGCGATGACCGCCGCCGCCGGCGCCACCCGCTACGGCGCGCTCACCCTCGCGGCCCGCGAGGCGCAGACGACGGTCGGCGTGTGCCGCGCCGGCGACGTCCTCGGGCTGGCCGGCGACGACGTTACCCTGATCGGCACCGACCTCTTCGACGTCGCGGTCGGGTTGCTCGACCGCATGCTCATCGGTGGCGGCGAGCTCGTGACGCTGGTCGTCGGCAGCGGGGCGCCGGCCGGCCTCGGCGACCGGGTCGTCGACTACCTGTCCGCCGTGCGGCCGACGGTCGAGGTCGTGGTCTACGACGGGGGGCAGCCGCACTACCCCCTGCTGCTCGGCGTGGAGTAG
- the rnc gene encoding ribonuclease III, which yields MSDDAPVADLAAALGVDLDPAVLEPALVHRSYAYENGGLPTNERLEFLGDAVLGVIVTDSLYRRHPDLPEGQLAKLRAAVVNSRALAGVARELHLGRHVRLGRGEESSGGRDKSSILADTLEALIGAIYLDRGMEAAATVVRRLFERLIEDSASRGAGLDWKTSLQEIAAAGSLGVPEYLIAESGPDHAKTFAATVRVGGRELGAGQGRSKKEAEQRAAEVAWAALRSRAADEAVADPPAV from the coding sequence GTGAGCGACGATGCCCCGGTTGCCGACCTGGCCGCCGCACTCGGTGTCGACCTCGACCCGGCGGTGCTCGAGCCGGCGCTGGTGCACCGCTCCTACGCCTACGAGAACGGCGGGCTGCCCACCAACGAACGGCTGGAGTTCCTCGGTGACGCCGTCCTCGGCGTGATCGTCACCGACAGCCTCTACCGCCGCCACCCCGACCTGCCCGAGGGCCAGCTGGCCAAGCTGCGGGCGGCCGTCGTCAACTCCCGTGCCCTCGCCGGCGTCGCCCGCGAGCTCCATCTCGGCCGGCACGTCCGGCTCGGTCGCGGCGAGGAGTCGAGCGGCGGCCGGGACAAGTCCTCGATCCTCGCCGACACCCTGGAGGCGCTCATCGGGGCGATCTACCTCGATCGGGGCATGGAGGCCGCGGCCACCGTCGTACGACGCCTCTTCGAGCGTCTCATCGAGGACTCCGCCTCCCGCGGCGCCGGCCTCGACTGGAAGACGTCCTTGCAGGAGATCGCGGCCGCGGGCTCGCTCGGGGTGCCGGAGTACCTCATCGCCGAGAGCGGGCCCGACCACGCGAAGACGTTCGCGGCCACGGTCCGGGTCGGCGGGCGGGAGCTCGGCGCCGGCCAGGGCCGCAGCAAGAAGGAGGCCGAGCAGCGGGCGGCGGAAGTCGCCTGGGCCGCGCTGCGCAGCCGGGCCGCCGACGAGGCCGTCGCCGACCCACCCGCGGTCTGA
- a CDS encoding GNAT family N-acetyltransferase, giving the protein MSDLELRDESYDGPVGRLLVERVQQEYVARYGGRDETPVDPAEFAVPGGRFLVGFLDGEPVACGGIRVTGPDVAELKRMYVDPAQRGRGFARLLLAALEEAARGLGCTRVQLETGDRQPEAIRLYQTSGYLPVEPFGHYRCTPGSHHFGKDLGTPAPAMSIWSDA; this is encoded by the coding sequence GTGAGCGACCTGGAGCTGCGCGACGAGTCGTACGACGGGCCGGTCGGGCGGCTTCTCGTCGAGCGGGTGCAGCAGGAGTACGTCGCCCGCTACGGCGGGCGCGACGAGACCCCGGTCGATCCGGCGGAGTTCGCGGTGCCCGGCGGGCGGTTCCTGGTCGGTTTCCTCGACGGCGAACCGGTCGCCTGTGGGGGTATCCGGGTGACCGGGCCCGACGTCGCCGAGCTCAAGCGGATGTACGTCGACCCCGCACAGCGCGGCCGGGGATTCGCCCGGCTCCTGCTGGCGGCTCTGGAGGAGGCCGCGCGAGGGCTCGGCTGCACTCGGGTGCAGCTGGAGACCGGCGACCGGCAGCCGGAGGCGATCCGTCTCTACCAGACGTCGGGCTACCTCCCGGTCGAGCCGTTCGGCCACTACCGCTGCACGCCCGGCAGCCACCACTTCGGCAAGGACCTCGGAACGCCGGCCCCGGCGATGTCGATCTGGTCGGATGCCTAG
- the thiD gene encoding bifunctional hydroxymethylpyrimidine kinase/phosphomethylpyrimidine kinase encodes MRPPVTVLTVAGSDSGGGAGIQADLKTMLALGVHGMSVITAVTAQNSVGVQGVWPLPAEAVRAQLDSVLSDIGAQAVKTGMLADAAIVSTVADSLHAVSTPVVVDPVCASKHGDPLIDDAALAVLRDALLPVATVVTPNLPEVARLTGVHTETREQMRAAADAVLALGPRWVLVKGGHLGGDADDLLTDGDEVVWLRGPRLDNRHTHGTGCTLAAALASYLALGRDVATAAREAKDYVTGAIAHGFRLGAGIGPVDHGWRWR; translated from the coding sequence GTGCGTCCGCCCGTGACCGTGCTCACCGTGGCCGGGTCCGACTCGGGCGGGGGAGCCGGGATCCAGGCCGACCTCAAGACGATGCTCGCCCTCGGCGTGCACGGCATGTCGGTGATCACGGCCGTCACCGCGCAGAACTCCGTCGGTGTCCAGGGGGTCTGGCCGCTGCCGGCAGAGGCGGTCCGCGCCCAGCTCGACAGCGTGCTCTCGGACATCGGCGCTCAGGCGGTGAAGACCGGCATGCTCGCCGACGCGGCGATCGTCTCGACGGTCGCCGACTCGCTGCACGCGGTCTCGACCCCGGTCGTCGTCGACCCGGTCTGCGCCTCCAAGCACGGCGACCCGCTGATCGACGACGCCGCGCTCGCCGTGCTGCGCGACGCCTTGCTTCCGGTCGCGACGGTGGTGACGCCCAACCTGCCCGAGGTGGCGCGGCTGACCGGCGTACACACTGAGACCCGAGAGCAGATGCGAGCGGCCGCCGACGCGGTGCTGGCGCTGGGTCCACGCTGGGTGCTCGTCAAGGGCGGCCACCTCGGCGGTGACGCCGACGACCTGCTCACCGACGGCGACGAGGTGGTGTGGCTCCGCGGTCCCCGACTCGACAACCGGCACACGCACGGCACCGGGTGCACGCTGGCCGCCGCGCTCGCGTCGTACCTCGCGCTCGGCCGCGACGTCGCCACCGCTGCGCGCGAGGCGAAGGACTACGTGACCGGCGCCATCGCGCACGGCTTCCGGCTCGGCGCCGGCATCGGCCCGGTCGACCACGGGTGGCGGTGGCGGTGA
- the rpmB gene encoding 50S ribosomal protein L28, with protein MASVCDICGKGPGFGMSVSHSHRRTNRMWRPNIQTVRAVVGRGTRKKLNVCTSCIKAGKVSR; from the coding sequence GTGGCCTCCGTGTGCGACATCTGCGGCAAGGGGCCGGGATTCGGCATGAGCGTGTCCCACTCCCACCGCCGGACCAACCGGATGTGGCGACCCAACATCCAGACCGTCCGCGCGGTCGTCGGCCGGGGCACCCGCAAGAAGCTCAACGTCTGCACGAGCTGCATCAAGGCCGGCAAGGTCTCCCGCTAG
- the coaD gene encoding pantetheine-phosphate adenylyltransferase, with translation MTRAVCPGSFDPVTNGHLDIVVRSARLYDEVVVAVLINPNKQGLFTVDERMGMLREVTADLPNVKVESFHGLLVEFCRAHDIPVIVKGIRAVSDFDYELQMAQMNYNLAGVETLFLPTNPVYSFLSSSLVKQVASYGGDVTGQVPELVLRRLVDRFDRTS, from the coding sequence ATGACCCGTGCCGTCTGCCCCGGCTCCTTCGACCCGGTCACCAACGGCCACCTCGACATCGTGGTCCGGTCGGCGCGCCTCTACGACGAGGTCGTCGTCGCCGTCCTGATCAACCCGAACAAGCAGGGCCTGTTCACCGTCGACGAGCGCATGGGGATGCTCCGCGAGGTCACCGCGGACCTGCCCAACGTCAAGGTGGAGAGCTTTCACGGGTTGCTCGTCGAGTTCTGCCGGGCCCACGACATCCCGGTGATCGTCAAGGGCATCCGCGCGGTCAGTGACTTCGACTACGAGCTGCAGATGGCACAGATGAACTACAACCTCGCCGGCGTCGAGACGCTGTTCCTGCCGACGAACCCCGTCTACTCTTTCCTCTCGTCCAGCCTCGTGAAGCAGGTCGCGTCCTACGGTGGTGACGTGACCGGGCAGGTCCCCGAGCTGGTCCTGCGGCGGCTCGTGGACCGGTTCGACCGCACCAGCTGA
- a CDS encoding DUF177 domain-containing protein: protein MKPSTKPPTAPLDARAPFVLDTRELGRRPGSMTRVHREVPAPDDFRLELVGVPAGATVELDLRMEAVVDGVLVSGTVTAPVAGECGRCLEPVSDEVDAEVQELFVYEPVEGDDDDVSLLQGDLIDLEPAARDAIVLALPLAPLCSDDCPGLCPECGARLAEAGPQHHHELADPRWAALGSLLPQGDPADETNQEI from the coding sequence ATGAAGCCGTCCACGAAGCCGCCCACCGCGCCTCTCGATGCGCGCGCGCCCTTCGTCCTCGACACCCGCGAGCTCGGCCGCCGCCCCGGGTCGATGACCCGTGTCCACCGCGAGGTGCCGGCCCCGGACGACTTCCGGCTCGAGCTCGTCGGCGTGCCCGCCGGCGCGACGGTCGAGCTGGACCTGCGCATGGAGGCGGTCGTCGACGGCGTGCTGGTCAGCGGCACCGTGACCGCTCCGGTCGCGGGGGAGTGCGGCCGCTGCCTCGAACCGGTCAGCGACGAGGTCGACGCCGAGGTGCAGGAGCTCTTCGTCTACGAGCCGGTCGAGGGCGACGACGACGACGTGAGCCTGCTGCAGGGCGACCTCATCGACCTCGAGCCGGCCGCCCGCGACGCGATCGTGCTCGCGCTGCCGCTCGCACCGCTGTGCTCCGACGACTGCCCGGGGCTCTGCCCCGAGTGCGGTGCCCGCCTCGCCGAGGCCGGCCCGCAGCACCACCACGAGCTGGCGGACCCTCGGTGGGCCGCCCTGGGTTCGCTGCTGCCGCAGGGCGATCCCGCCGACGAGACGAACCAGGAGATTTGA
- a CDS encoding enoyl-CoA hydratase/isomerase family protein codes for MEFTTLEVEAAPPRGRLTLNRPEKLNPLSTTTLQELAAAARWFDAQPGVKVVVVGGHGRAFSAGADLAAFDGGGGRVDAAGRREAADAGRQMAEAVEAMRAVTVARIQGHCVGGGLVLAAACDLRVAAETTRFAIPEVDLGIPLAWGGIPRLVREIGPALTKELVMTCRPFSAEEARAAGFLNRVVPDPDLDAAVEELVGVLERKSALTLTATKRHTNAVTDGMVAPARAWNDADSLVTALIDPQSRAAAADYLARVRRG; via the coding sequence ATGGAGTTCACCACGCTCGAGGTCGAAGCGGCGCCACCCCGCGGGCGCCTCACGCTCAACCGGCCCGAGAAGCTCAACCCGCTGAGCACGACGACGCTGCAGGAGCTGGCCGCGGCCGCGCGCTGGTTCGACGCGCAGCCCGGCGTGAAGGTCGTGGTCGTGGGCGGGCACGGCCGCGCGTTCTCGGCGGGTGCCGACCTGGCTGCGTTCGACGGCGGCGGCGGTCGGGTGGACGCGGCCGGTCGCAGGGAGGCCGCGGATGCCGGGCGGCAGATGGCCGAGGCCGTGGAGGCCATGCGCGCGGTCACGGTGGCCCGGATCCAGGGGCACTGCGTCGGCGGCGGCCTGGTGCTGGCCGCGGCCTGCGACTTGCGGGTCGCCGCGGAGACCACGCGGTTCGCCATCCCGGAGGTCGACCTGGGGATCCCGTTGGCGTGGGGCGGCATCCCGCGGCTGGTGCGCGAGATCGGGCCCGCGCTCACCAAGGAGCTGGTCATGACCTGCCGGCCGTTCTCGGCGGAGGAAGCGCGGGCGGCCGGGTTCCTCAACCGGGTGGTGCCGGACCCCGACCTCGACGCGGCCGTCGAGGAGCTGGTCGGCGTGCTCGAGCGCAAGTCGGCGTTGACGCTCACGGCGACGAAGCGGCACACCAACGCGGTGACCGACGGGATGGTCGCGCCGGCCCGAGCGTGGAACGACGCCGACTCGCTGGTGACCGCCCTGATCGACCCGCAGTCGCGCGCGGCCGCCGCCGACTACCTCGCCCGGGTGCGCCGCGGCTGA
- the rpmF gene encoding 50S ribosomal protein L32, which yields MAVPKRRMSRSNTRSRRSQWKATAPSLVACKRCRQPKLPHVACSVCGTYNDRQVLSV from the coding sequence GTGGCCGTCCCCAAGCGCCGGATGTCGCGCAGCAACACCCGCTCGCGCCGCTCGCAGTGGAAGGCCACCGCGCCGTCCCTCGTCGCGTGCAAGCGTTGCCGCCAGCCGAAGCTGCCGCACGTCGCGTGCAGCGTCTGCGGCACCTACAACGACCGCCAGGTCCTCTCGGTCTGA
- the rsmD gene encoding 16S rRNA (guanine(966)-N(2))-methyltransferase RsmD: MTRVIGGVAGGRRLRVPPGVRTRPTSDRAREGLFSTLESLLGTLDGIRFADLYAGSGAVGLEALSRGAVHALLVESDVRAAAVLHDNVRSLGVTGAQVRQESVARVIAEPPPAAYDVVFLDPPYADPVDAVLAAVATNGWLRPGGVLAVERASRDPEPAWPAGVEGLRSRRYGEGTLWYGRRS, translated from the coding sequence GTGACCCGCGTCATCGGCGGCGTCGCCGGAGGCCGCCGGCTGCGCGTGCCGCCCGGCGTGCGCACCCGGCCCACCTCCGACCGGGCCCGCGAGGGGTTGTTCTCCACGCTCGAGTCGTTGCTCGGCACTCTCGACGGCATTCGGTTCGCCGACCTGTACGCCGGCTCCGGTGCGGTGGGCCTCGAGGCGTTGTCGCGAGGCGCCGTTCACGCGCTGCTCGTCGAGTCCGACGTCCGCGCCGCTGCCGTGCTCCACGACAACGTGCGCAGCCTCGGCGTCACCGGTGCGCAGGTGCGCCAGGAGTCAGTCGCCCGAGTGATCGCGGAGCCACCGCCCGCGGCGTACGACGTCGTCTTCCTCGACCCGCCCTACGCCGATCCCGTCGACGCCGTGCTGGCCGCGGTCGCGACGAACGGCTGGCTGCGGCCGGGCGGCGTGCTCGCCGTCGAGCGGGCCAGCCGCGACCCGGAGCCGGCCTGGCCCGCCGGCGTCGAGGGCCTGCGCTCCCGCCGCTACGGCGAGGGGACCCTCTGGTACGGTCGGCGATCATGA
- a CDS encoding acyl carrier protein, with the protein MAVEEQDVLAVVRRAVADVLEIDPADVLPVTALVADLHADSLALVELVEILEERYGPGLHIPDEDIDRLVTVADVVDYVLLRRAEARR; encoded by the coding sequence ATGGCCGTGGAGGAGCAAGACGTGCTCGCGGTCGTCCGCCGTGCCGTCGCCGACGTCCTCGAGATCGATCCGGCCGACGTCCTGCCGGTCACGGCACTCGTCGCCGACCTGCACGCCGACTCCCTCGCCCTCGTCGAGCTGGTCGAGATCCTCGAGGAGCGCTACGGCCCCGGGCTGCACATCCCCGACGAGGACATCGACCGCCTGGTCACCGTGGCGGACGTCGTCGACTACGTGCTCCTGCGACGTGCCGAGGCACGCCGGTGA
- the mutM gene encoding bifunctional DNA-formamidopyrimidine glycosylase/DNA-(apurinic or apyrimidinic site) lyase yields the protein MPELPEVETVRAGLERWVTGRTIAAVDVLHPRAIRRHPAGERDFVALLVGRRVEGARRRGKYLWLPLDSGDALQAHLGMSGQLLVQPAAALDETHLRVRVRFADGDPELRFVDQRTFGGLAVVAGGAALPGTIAHIARDPLDPAFDDEAFRIALRSRRTGIKRALLDQSLVSGIGNIYADESLWRARLHYARPTETLTRSEVDRLLAAVRDVLRDALAAGGTSFDSLYVAVNGESGYFARDLAVYGRRDEPCPRCGTPIRRDAFMNRSSYTCPRCQPRPRRARW from the coding sequence GTGCCCGAGCTGCCGGAGGTCGAGACCGTCCGGGCCGGGCTCGAGCGCTGGGTCACCGGGCGCACGATTGCCGCCGTCGACGTGCTGCACCCGCGCGCGATCAGACGCCATCCCGCCGGGGAGCGTGACTTCGTCGCCCTGCTCGTGGGTCGCCGCGTCGAGGGGGCCCGCCGGCGCGGGAAGTACCTGTGGCTGCCGCTCGACTCGGGCGACGCGCTGCAGGCCCACCTCGGCATGAGCGGGCAGCTGCTCGTGCAACCGGCGGCCGCGCTCGACGAGACCCACCTGAGGGTGCGGGTGCGCTTCGCCGACGGGGACCCCGAGCTGCGGTTCGTCGACCAGCGCACGTTCGGCGGCCTGGCCGTCGTCGCGGGCGGCGCGGCCCTGCCCGGCACGATCGCCCACATCGCCCGCGACCCGCTCGACCCGGCGTTCGACGACGAGGCGTTCCGGATCGCGCTGCGCAGCCGGCGCACCGGCATCAAGCGGGCGCTGCTCGACCAGTCGCTGGTGAGCGGCATCGGCAACATCTACGCCGACGAGTCGCTCTGGCGGGCCCGCCTGCACTACGCGCGGCCGACCGAGACGTTGACCCGGAGCGAGGTCGACCGGCTGCTCGCCGCCGTCCGCGACGTGCTGCGCGACGCGCTGGCGGCGGGGGGCACGTCGTTCGACAGCCTCTACGTCGCGGTCAACGGGGAGAGCGGCTACTTCGCCCGCGACCTCGCCGTCTACGGCCGGCGCGACGAGCCGTGCCCGCGCTGCGGCACCCCGATCCGCCGGGACGCCTTCATGAACCGCTCGTCCTACACCTGCCCCCGCTGCCAACCGCGGCCGCGCCGCGCGCGCTGGTGA